A portion of the Vespula vulgaris chromosome 24, iyVesVulg1.1, whole genome shotgun sequence genome contains these proteins:
- the LOC127072192 gene encoding BUB3-interacting and GLEBS motif-containing protein ZNF207 isoform X2: protein MGRKKKKQSRPWCWYCNREFEDEKILIQHQKAKHFKCHICHKKLYTGPGLSIHCMQVHKEAIDKVPNSLPNRSNIEIEIYGMEGIPPNDAKEHERQRNGGRPGSPSSGEDEPVQKKAKPEGLLGSAPGAMPTGSSIMSGVMQGMTTHPGMPPMGQFPPPMHHMMGPMGPVGPPFMGPGMMPGMPGMPPGIQPPVSGTSMPPTRPLFPSAAAVSTAASTAVTSTPLGTDFKPITSVAGGSIGPVKPTFPAYSGTESSTTTNSNLGSEQKVNLIATTGAASKIIHPPEDLSLEEIRARLPKYQRRQTEESRSVQADANQQAAALQQQQQQQQQQQQQQQQQQQQQQQQQQQQQQAAANVAAAFQDQQQRQQAALNALQQQQQQRFQRPPQAVMVPASAAMPVSSVALMAPLMRPTMTLAAPALIHGGNMMRPPPMGLPPGGSSGQRNYICSNSFHVGQPL, encoded by the exons ATGGgacgtaaaaagaagaagcaatcGAGACCATGGTGTTG gTATTGCAATAGAGAATTTGAAGacgaaaaaattcttattcaaCATCAAAAGGCAAAACACTTCAAGTGCCACATTtgtcataaaaaattatatacgggACCAGGACTTAGTATACATTGTATGCAg gtACACAAAGAAGCAATAGATAAAGTACCTAATTCTTTGCCAAATCGTAGCAAcattgaaatagaaatatacggAATGGAAGGAATCCCACCAAATGATGCTAAAGAGCATGAAAGACAACGAAATGGTGGTAGACCTGGATCACCTAGTTCTGGGGAAGATGAACCTGTACAAAAGAAGGCGAAGCCGGAAGGTTTATTAGGTTCAGCACCGGGAGCTATGCCTACGGGTTCTAGTATCATGTCTGGGGTAATGCAGGGAATGACAACACATCCTGGTATGCCACCAATGGGTCAGTTCCCACCACCCATGCATCATATGATGGGACCTATGGGTCCAGTAGGTCCACCATTTATGGGACCTGG TATGATGCCTGGAATGCCAGGTATGCCACCAGGCATACAACCACCGGTATCTGGTACATCCATGCCACCAACAAGGCCATTATTCCCAAGTGCTGCAGCTGTTTCTACTGCTGCATCTACGGCTGTGACATCTACCCCGTTGGGTACAGATTTTAAACCAATTACATCAGTGGCTGGTGGGTCTATAGGACCGGTCAAGCCAACATTCCCTGCTTATAGCGGTACTGAAAGTAGTACCACGACTAATAGTAACCTTGGTAGCGAACAAAAAGTTAATCTTATTGCAACAACAGGGGCTGCTAGTAAAATTATTCATCCCCCTGAAGATCTCAGTTTA gAGGAAATTAGAGCAAGACTGCCAAAATATCAACGGCGGCAAACAGAGGAGTCCCGATCGGTACAGGCTGATGCCAATCAACAGGCTGCAGCAttacagcaacaacaacaacagcagcagcagcagcagcagcagcaacaacaacaacaacaacaacagcagcaacaacaacaacagcagcaacaagcAGCTGCTAATGTAGCTGCTGCATTTCAAGATCAGCAGCAAAGACAACAAGCTGCATTAAATGCTCttcaacagcaacaacaacaaaggTTTCAAAGGCCTCCACAAGCAGTAATGGTACCAGCATCAGCAGCAATGCCTGTGAGCTCTGTTGCTCTTATGGCACCATTAATGCGACCCACAATGACCTTAGCTGCACCTGCTCTTATTCATGGAGGTAACATGATGCGACCGCCCCCCATGGGCCTACCACCAG GTGGGTCGAGCGGCCAACGAAATTACATCTGTTCCAATTCCTTCCACGTCGGGCAGCCACTTTGA
- the LOC127072192 gene encoding BUB3-interacting and GLEBS motif-containing protein ZNF207 isoform X3: protein MGRKKKKQSRPWCWYCNREFEDEKILIQHQKAKHFKCHICHKKLYTGPGLSIHCMQVHKEAIDKVPNSLPNRSNIEIEIYGMEGIPPNDAKEHERQRNGGRPGSPSSGEDEPVQKKAKPEGLLGSAPGAMPTGSSIMSGVMQGMTTHPGMPPMGQFPPPMHHMMGPMGPVGPPFMGPGMMPGMPGMPPGIQPPVSGTSMPPTRPLFPSAAAVSTAASTAVTSTPLGTDFKPITSVAGGSIGPVKPTFPAYSGTESSTTTNSNLGSEQKVNLIATTGAASKIIHPPEDLSLEEIRARLPKYQRRQTEESRSVQADANQQAAALQQQQQQQQQQQQQQQQQQQQQQQQQQQQQQAAANVAAAFQDQQQRQQAALNALQQQQQQRFQRPPQAVMVPASAAMPVSSVALMAPLMRPTMTLAAPALIHGGNMMRPPPMGLPPEPSKNIC, encoded by the exons ATGGgacgtaaaaagaagaagcaatcGAGACCATGGTGTTG gTATTGCAATAGAGAATTTGAAGacgaaaaaattcttattcaaCATCAAAAGGCAAAACACTTCAAGTGCCACATTtgtcataaaaaattatatacgggACCAGGACTTAGTATACATTGTATGCAg gtACACAAAGAAGCAATAGATAAAGTACCTAATTCTTTGCCAAATCGTAGCAAcattgaaatagaaatatacggAATGGAAGGAATCCCACCAAATGATGCTAAAGAGCATGAAAGACAACGAAATGGTGGTAGACCTGGATCACCTAGTTCTGGGGAAGATGAACCTGTACAAAAGAAGGCGAAGCCGGAAGGTTTATTAGGTTCAGCACCGGGAGCTATGCCTACGGGTTCTAGTATCATGTCTGGGGTAATGCAGGGAATGACAACACATCCTGGTATGCCACCAATGGGTCAGTTCCCACCACCCATGCATCATATGATGGGACCTATGGGTCCAGTAGGTCCACCATTTATGGGACCTGG TATGATGCCTGGAATGCCAGGTATGCCACCAGGCATACAACCACCGGTATCTGGTACATCCATGCCACCAACAAGGCCATTATTCCCAAGTGCTGCAGCTGTTTCTACTGCTGCATCTACGGCTGTGACATCTACCCCGTTGGGTACAGATTTTAAACCAATTACATCAGTGGCTGGTGGGTCTATAGGACCGGTCAAGCCAACATTCCCTGCTTATAGCGGTACTGAAAGTAGTACCACGACTAATAGTAACCTTGGTAGCGAACAAAAAGTTAATCTTATTGCAACAACAGGGGCTGCTAGTAAAATTATTCATCCCCCTGAAGATCTCAGTTTA gAGGAAATTAGAGCAAGACTGCCAAAATATCAACGGCGGCAAACAGAGGAGTCCCGATCGGTACAGGCTGATGCCAATCAACAGGCTGCAGCAttacagcaacaacaacaacagcagcagcagcagcagcagcagcaacaacaacaacaacaacaacagcagcaacaacaacaacagcagcaacaagcAGCTGCTAATGTAGCTGCTGCATTTCAAGATCAGCAGCAAAGACAACAAGCTGCATTAAATGCTCttcaacagcaacaacaacaaaggTTTCAAAGGCCTCCACAAGCAGTAATGGTACCAGCATCAGCAGCAATGCCTGTGAGCTCTGTTGCTCTTATGGCACCATTAATGCGACCCACAATGACCTTAGCTGCACCTGCTCTTATTCATGGAGGTAACATGATGCGACCGCCCCCCATGGGCCTACCACCAG aACCATCAAAGAACATCTGTTAA
- the LOC127072192 gene encoding BUB3-interacting and GLEBS motif-containing protein ZNF207 isoform X1 produces the protein MGRKKKKQSRPWCWYCNREFEDEKILIQHQKAKHFKCHICHKKLYTGPGLSIHCMQVHKEAIDKVPNSLPNRSNIEIEIYGMEGIPPNDAKEHERQRNGGRPGSPSSGEDEPVQKKAKPEGLLGSAPGAMPTGSSIMSGVMQGMTTHPGMPPMGQFPPPMHHMMGPMGPVGPPFMGPGMMPGMPGMPPGIQPPVSGTSMPPTRPLFPSAAAVSTAASTAVTSTPLGTDFKPITSVAGGSIGPVKPTFPAYSGTESSTTTNSNLGSEQKVNLIATTGAASKIIHPPEDLSLEEIRARLPKYQRRQTEESRSVQADANQQAAALQQQQQQQQQQQQQQQQQQQQQQQQQQQQQQAAANVAAAFQDQQQRQQAALNALQQQQQQRFQRPPQAVMVPASAAMPVSSVALMAPLMRPTMTLAAPALIHGGNMMRPPPMGLPPGMIGALPPGAMHPAFAAPMGFPGAPMLAPMMHPRFR, from the exons ATGGgacgtaaaaagaagaagcaatcGAGACCATGGTGTTG gTATTGCAATAGAGAATTTGAAGacgaaaaaattcttattcaaCATCAAAAGGCAAAACACTTCAAGTGCCACATTtgtcataaaaaattatatacgggACCAGGACTTAGTATACATTGTATGCAg gtACACAAAGAAGCAATAGATAAAGTACCTAATTCTTTGCCAAATCGTAGCAAcattgaaatagaaatatacggAATGGAAGGAATCCCACCAAATGATGCTAAAGAGCATGAAAGACAACGAAATGGTGGTAGACCTGGATCACCTAGTTCTGGGGAAGATGAACCTGTACAAAAGAAGGCGAAGCCGGAAGGTTTATTAGGTTCAGCACCGGGAGCTATGCCTACGGGTTCTAGTATCATGTCTGGGGTAATGCAGGGAATGACAACACATCCTGGTATGCCACCAATGGGTCAGTTCCCACCACCCATGCATCATATGATGGGACCTATGGGTCCAGTAGGTCCACCATTTATGGGACCTGG TATGATGCCTGGAATGCCAGGTATGCCACCAGGCATACAACCACCGGTATCTGGTACATCCATGCCACCAACAAGGCCATTATTCCCAAGTGCTGCAGCTGTTTCTACTGCTGCATCTACGGCTGTGACATCTACCCCGTTGGGTACAGATTTTAAACCAATTACATCAGTGGCTGGTGGGTCTATAGGACCGGTCAAGCCAACATTCCCTGCTTATAGCGGTACTGAAAGTAGTACCACGACTAATAGTAACCTTGGTAGCGAACAAAAAGTTAATCTTATTGCAACAACAGGGGCTGCTAGTAAAATTATTCATCCCCCTGAAGATCTCAGTTTA gAGGAAATTAGAGCAAGACTGCCAAAATATCAACGGCGGCAAACAGAGGAGTCCCGATCGGTACAGGCTGATGCCAATCAACAGGCTGCAGCAttacagcaacaacaacaacagcagcagcagcagcagcagcagcaacaacaacaacaacaacaacagcagcaacaacaacaacagcagcaacaagcAGCTGCTAATGTAGCTGCTGCATTTCAAGATCAGCAGCAAAGACAACAAGCTGCATTAAATGCTCttcaacagcaacaacaacaaaggTTTCAAAGGCCTCCACAAGCAGTAATGGTACCAGCATCAGCAGCAATGCCTGTGAGCTCTGTTGCTCTTATGGCACCATTAATGCGACCCACAATGACCTTAGCTGCACCTGCTCTTATTCATGGAGGTAACATGATGCGACCGCCCCCCATGGGCCTACCACCAG GGATGATAGGAGCCTTACCACCGGGTGCTATGCATCCGGCGTTTGCAGCTCCAATGGGATTTCCTGGTGCACCGATGTTGGCTCCAATGATGCATCCACGCTTTAGATGA
- the LOC127072192 gene encoding BUB3-interacting and GLEBS motif-containing protein ZNF207 isoform X4: MGRKKKKQSRPWCWYCNREFEDEKILIQHQKAKHFKCHICHKKLYTGPGLSIHCMQVHKEAIDKVPNSLPNRSNIEIEIYGMEGIPPNDAKEHERQRNGGRPGSPSSGEDEPVQKKAKPEGLLGSAPGAMPTGSSIMSGVMQGMTTHPGMPPMGQFPPPMHHMMGPMGPVGPPFMGPGMMPGMPGMPPGIQPPVSGTSMPPTRPLFPSAAAVSTAASTAVTSTPLGTDFKPITSVAGGSIGPVKPTFPAYSGTESSTTTNSNLGSEQKVNLIATTGAASKIIHPPEDLSLEEIRARLPKYQRRQTEESRSVQADANQQAAALQQQQQQQQQQQQQQQQQQQQQQQQQQQQQQAAANVAAAFQDQQQRQQAALNALQQQQQQRFQRPPQAVMVPASAAMPVSSVALMAPLMRPTMTLAAPALIHGGNMMRPPPMGLPPGCPVTPW, from the exons ATGGgacgtaaaaagaagaagcaatcGAGACCATGGTGTTG gTATTGCAATAGAGAATTTGAAGacgaaaaaattcttattcaaCATCAAAAGGCAAAACACTTCAAGTGCCACATTtgtcataaaaaattatatacgggACCAGGACTTAGTATACATTGTATGCAg gtACACAAAGAAGCAATAGATAAAGTACCTAATTCTTTGCCAAATCGTAGCAAcattgaaatagaaatatacggAATGGAAGGAATCCCACCAAATGATGCTAAAGAGCATGAAAGACAACGAAATGGTGGTAGACCTGGATCACCTAGTTCTGGGGAAGATGAACCTGTACAAAAGAAGGCGAAGCCGGAAGGTTTATTAGGTTCAGCACCGGGAGCTATGCCTACGGGTTCTAGTATCATGTCTGGGGTAATGCAGGGAATGACAACACATCCTGGTATGCCACCAATGGGTCAGTTCCCACCACCCATGCATCATATGATGGGACCTATGGGTCCAGTAGGTCCACCATTTATGGGACCTGG TATGATGCCTGGAATGCCAGGTATGCCACCAGGCATACAACCACCGGTATCTGGTACATCCATGCCACCAACAAGGCCATTATTCCCAAGTGCTGCAGCTGTTTCTACTGCTGCATCTACGGCTGTGACATCTACCCCGTTGGGTACAGATTTTAAACCAATTACATCAGTGGCTGGTGGGTCTATAGGACCGGTCAAGCCAACATTCCCTGCTTATAGCGGTACTGAAAGTAGTACCACGACTAATAGTAACCTTGGTAGCGAACAAAAAGTTAATCTTATTGCAACAACAGGGGCTGCTAGTAAAATTATTCATCCCCCTGAAGATCTCAGTTTA gAGGAAATTAGAGCAAGACTGCCAAAATATCAACGGCGGCAAACAGAGGAGTCCCGATCGGTACAGGCTGATGCCAATCAACAGGCTGCAGCAttacagcaacaacaacaacagcagcagcagcagcagcagcagcaacaacaacaacaacaacaacagcagcaacaacaacaacagcagcaacaagcAGCTGCTAATGTAGCTGCTGCATTTCAAGATCAGCAGCAAAGACAACAAGCTGCATTAAATGCTCttcaacagcaacaacaacaaaggTTTCAAAGGCCTCCACAAGCAGTAATGGTACCAGCATCAGCAGCAATGCCTGTGAGCTCTGTTGCTCTTATGGCACCATTAATGCGACCCACAATGACCTTAGCTGCACCTGCTCTTATTCATGGAGGTAACATGATGCGACCGCCCCCCATGGGCCTACCACCAG GGTGCCCAGTCACTCCTTGGTGA